In a single window of the Phocoena sinus isolate mPhoSin1 chromosome 7, mPhoSin1.pri, whole genome shotgun sequence genome:
- the SPHKAP gene encoding A-kinase anchor protein SPHKAP, protein MIHQNVFSFVFWGTNSELESPLMYEVPELQQGSASGSSGSSLGSSITACKKVLRSNSLLESTDYWLQNQRTPCQIGFVEDRSENCASVCFVNLDVNKDACSTEHLQQKLVNVSPDLPKLISSMNVQKPKENEIVLLSGLTSGNLQADFEVSQCPWSSDICLVQCARGNRPNSTNCIIFEINKFLIGLELVQERQLHLETNILKVEDDTNCSLSSIEEDFLTASEHLEEESDVEEYRNGYENINVSDNALENKKPKEATREEWNYKKEKLLYALEDKYVSKYHTPLIKTEGSLGKVAEDTSLQSLDPSTKPSEWKGEVVGNDKPTTNDYYSENFKGQEGESQALCIPGNAYFSRMVKRDGPSACGTFSEHDSSLDPGDHEDGTNSILPMKDGEATTGEYATNLAESVLQDAFIRLSQSQPTLPQDSAVSVSLGSALLPSGCSTEDTVVPRSWNKLPQIVIFQSSEGSIAGPEPGISSRPKTQVSLETPGIPSGENSSKRPQSALEVALACAATVIGTVSSPQATERFKMEQESLVSNHPLGGNEPVQTQSSRVFKEHSTSKYSFPSALCGMTQVASAVAVCGLGDEAGEVKGPVASSGFLSAAEVSAAAPPLRGSVTGKSMELGNEAIAEALLKEATLVLTRPNAYSSIGDLMDSMNRRITETVSKPQTLCSENVLGNELAQTLSNVILKHSIDEVHQKNKTIDPSDGRHSSETLDTLMESTNQLLFNVICFTFKKMSHLVQLGECPTILSKETIRGRETELDSQPADQATCRAWTKATDYSSSHPLSNMQSLVVNDLVDDEHPRQNSKSPEKPVLFQNPTLQPEVSCIPRESVKTPPKETYLKGMVEEDTTNPHQQSSHNENECRAPSEGEMTPTVGKYIGSQDVEDSISPNAPEKYNCASPLNNEVQGNLSLLGNDLLLPAQSLPPAKHPDIYCIADFAEELAETIVSMATEIAAICLDNSNGKQPWFCAWKRGNEFLVTPNVSCRSLKRKKESQASGATVRKHKPPRLSEIKRKTDEYPELKEKLMNRVVDESMNLEDVPDSVNTFADEVAAKIVNLTEFCMVDGVWQAQSYPRSRLLSGDRWNRLKASSCESIPEEDSNAGAYVNSLGLMSTLSQPVSRASSVSKQSSCESITDEFSRFMVNQMENEGRGFELLLDYYAGRNASSILNSAMQQACRKNDHLSVRPSCPSKQSSTESITEEFYRYMLRDIERENKDGASSGRSSQDWTTGLLSPSLRSPVCYRQSSMPNSRSLGARLTVNVPIKANSLDGFAQNSQQDFLSVQQVSSASSSGLCKSDSCLYRRGGADQITDMLIHETWANSIEALMRKNKIIVDDARAADAEPASGGSSLQVEKCASRWASSRVQSGPALLVQEPADYPRKNSITESKHPPMSSPSKAAPLANHNSLDSRKETSSCQDAVLLSHTRRSLCSREVPLIQIEIDQREECVGEPEHVLSKRSPLEEAEECLKEEKVPHVARGGDTTVNSCQNPSDSPDARDVPEAEVSTEGRAPDEFSNPPGSSGESTDSWSQLANEEENPDDTSSFLQLSERSMSNGNSSATSSLGIMDLDIYQESMPSSPMINELVEENEILKGQSENIEERASGMPVGKASRPGSLLVINFDLEPECPDTELRATLQWIAASELGIPTIYFKKSQENRIEKFLDVVQLVHQKAWKVGDIFHAVVQYYKMREEQKDGTPSLFDWLLELG, encoded by the exons GTCTGCTTTGTGAACCTGGATGTGAACAAGGATGCATGCAGTACAGAGCACCTGCAGCAG AAATTGGTCAATGTCTCACCAGATCTTCCAAAACTTATAAGCTCCATGAACGTccaaaagccaaaagaaaatgaaattgtccTCCTAAGTGGGTTAACATCTGGAAATCTCCAGGCAGATTTTGAAGTTTCGCAG tGTCCTTGGTCGTCAGATATCTGCTTGGTCCAGTGTGCAAGAGGGAACAGACCAAACAGTACCAATTGCATCATCTTTGAAATCAACAAATTTTTGATTGGTCTGGAACTGGTGCAGGAGCGGCAGCTCCACCTGGAAACAAACATCTTAAAAGTGGAGGATGACACAAACTGTTCCTTGTCTTCAATTGAAGAAGACTTTCTTACCGCATCCGAGCACTTGGAGGAGGAAAGCGATGTGGAAGAATATAGGAACG gttatgaaaatataaatgtctcAGACAatgctttggaaaataaaaagccaaaggAAGCCACTCGGGAGGAATGgaattacaaaaaggaaaagttactttATGCTTTGGAAGATAAATATGTTAGCAAATATCATACACCATTGATTAAAACAGAAGGATCTCTGGGAAAAGTGGCAGAAGATACAAGTTTGCAGAGTCTAGATCCCTCAACCAAGCCATCAGAGTGGAAAGGTGAAGTTGTGGGAAATGATAAGCCAACCACAAATGATTattattcagaaaattttaaaggtcaAGAGGGAGAATCACAGGCACTATGTATTCCAGGTAATGCTTATTTCTCAAGGATGGTTAAGAGAGATGGACCTTCTGCATGTGGTACTTTCTCTGAGCATGACAGCAGTTTAGACCCAGGAGACCATGAAGACGGCACAAACTCTATTCTTCCCATGAAAGATGGAGAAGCCACCACCGGCGAGTATGCTACGAATTTAGCAGAATCTGTGCTGCAAGATGCCTTTATTCGATTATCTCAGTCTCAGCCTACGCTACCCCAGGACTCCGCAGTCAGTGTTTCTCTGGGAAGTGCACTGCTCCCCAGTGGTTGCTCCACAGAAGATACTGTGGTCCCTCGGTCATGGAATAAACTCCCCCAAATTGTCATCTTTCAGAGTTCAGAAGGCAGCATTGCTGGTCCTGAGCCAGGTATCTCCTCACGGCCCAAGACGCAAGTCTCACTTGAGACCCCAGGCATCCCCTCTGGAGAGAACTCCAGCAAACGCCCCCAGAGTGCTCTAGAAGTAGCCTTAgcttgtgcagccactgtgattGGAACCGTCTCCAGTCCACAGGCCACAGAGAGATTCAAAATGGAGCAAGAATCCCTGGTTTCAAACCATCCACTGGGAGGAAATGAACCGGTGCAAACTCAGTCATCTCGAGTATTCAAGGAACACTCCACCAGCAAATATTCCTTTCCATCTGCTCTGTGTGGCATGACTCAGGTGGCAAGTGCTGTCGCTGTCTGTGGCCTGGGTGATGAAGCAGGAGAGGTGAAGGGCCCTGTGGCTTCAAGTGGCTTCTTGTCTGCCGCTGAGGTTTCTGCAGCAGCCCCCCCACTTCGTGGTTCAGTGACCGGGAAGAGCATGGAGCTGGGGAATGAAGCCATCGCAGAGGCATTGCTCAAGGAGGCCACTCTGGTCTTAACAAGACCTAATGCCTACAGCAGCATTGGAGACCTCATGGACTCAATGAATAGGAGAATCACAGAAACTGTTTCAAAGCCTCAGACCTTGTGCTCAGAAAATGTCCTTGGGAATGAACTGGCACAGACCCTGTCTAATGTTATCCTGAAGCATTCCATTGATGAAGttcaccagaaaaataaaacaatcgaCCCCAGCGATGGCAGGCACTCATCTGAAACCCTGGACACCTTAATGGAAAGTACAAATCAGCTGCTCTTCAATGTGATATGCTTCACTTTCAAGAAGATGAGCCACCTTGTACAGCTTGGTGAATGTCCCACCATCCTTTCTAAGGAGACCATCAGAGGGAGGGAAACCGAACTAGACTCCCAGCCAGCTGATCAGGCCACTTGTCGAGCATGGACAAAAGCCACTGACTACTCCAGCAGCCATCCCCTTAGCAACATGCAGAGTCTTGTTGTCAATGATCTTGTAGATGATGAGCATCCCAGGCAAAATAGCAAGAGCCCAGAGAAGCCAGTCCTCTTCCAGAACCCCACACTGCAACCTGAAGTGTCCTGTATTCCCAGAGAGTCTGTTAAAACACCCCCCAAGGAGACATATCTGAAGGGAATGGTGGAAGAGGATACAACAAACCCTCATCAACAATCCAGTCACAATGAGAATGAATGCAGAGCCCCTTCAGAGGGAGAAATGACACCGACCGTCGGCAAGTACATCGGTTCCCAGGACGTTGAGGACAGCATCAGTCCAAATGCTCCAGAAAAGTACAATTGTGCCTCACCTCTAAACAATGAAGTTCAAGGTAACCTGTCTTTGCTAGGGAACGATTTGCTGCTTCCTGCTCAATCCCTGCCACCGGCAAAACACCCAGACATATACTGCATTGCAGACTTTGCAGAAGAATTAGCAGAGACCATTGTTTCCATGGCAACTGAAATAGCAGCGATTTGCCTTGACAACTCCAATGGAAAACAGCCCTGGTTCTGTGCATGGAAAAGAGGGAATGAGTTTCTGGTTACCCCCAACGTATCCTGCCGATccttgaagaggaagaaagagagccaGGCCAGTGGGGCCACTGTGAGGAAACACAAGCCACCACGACTCAGCGAGATCAAGAGGAAAACAGATGAGTACCCGGAACTTAAAGAGAAGCTGATGAACAGGGTTGTGGACGAGtcgatgaaccttgaggacgtccCAGATTCTGTAAACACTTTCGCAGACGAAGTGGCAGCCAAGATCGTGAACCTCACAGAGTTCTGTATGGTAGACGGTGTCTGGCAAGCCCAGAGCTATCCTCGGAGTCGGTTACTCAGTGGAGACAGGTGGAACCGGCTGAAGGCCTCCAGCTGTGAGAGCATTCCAGAGGAGGACTCTAACGCCGGGGCGTATGTGAATAGCCTGGGTTTAATGAGTACCCTAAGCCAGCCAGTTAGCAGGGCCAGCTCCGTCTCCAAGCAGTCGAGCTGTGAGAGCATCACCGATGAGTTTTCCAGGTTCATGGTGAACCAGATGGAAAATGAAGGAAGAGGGTTTGAGTTACTGCTGGATTACTACGCAGGCAGGAATGCCAGCAGTATTCTGAACTCAGCTATGCAACAGGCCTGCCGGAAAAATGACCACCTCAGTGTGAGGCCAAGCTGTCCCTCAAAGCAGTCCAGCACCGAGAGCATCACCGAGGAGTTCTACAGGTACATGTTGAGGGACATTGAACGAGAGAACAAAGACGGCGCCTCCTCCGGACGAAGCAGCCAGGACTGGACGACTGGCTTGCTGTCGCCTTCTCTGCGATCCCCGGTGTGTTACAGACAGTCATCCATGCCCAACAGCAGATCCCTGGGCGCCAGGCTGACGGTGAACGTGCCCATCAAAGCCAATTCCTTAGATGGCTTTGCTCAAAACAGCCAGCAAGATTTCCTCAGCGTACAGCAGGTCAGTAGCGCTTCCTCATCGGGTCTCTGCAAATCTGACTCTTGCTTGTATCGGAGGGGTGGGGCCGACCAGATCACAGACATGTTAATTCACGAGACGTGGGCAAACTCGATCGAAGCGCTCATGCGGAAGAACAAAATTATAGTGGACGACGCCCGGGCAGCTGATGCTGAGCCTGCTTCCGGTGGCTCTTCCTTGCAGGTGGAGAAGTGTGCGAGCAGATGGGCTTCGAGTAGAGTGCAGAGTGGGCCAGCTCTGCTTGTTCAGGAGCCTGCTGATTACCCGAGGAAAAACTCCATTACTGAAAGCAAACATCCCCCAATGTCGTCTCCAAGCAAAGCTGCGCCTCTTGCAAATCACAACAGTTTAGATTCTAGAAAGGAAACTTCCTCGTGCCAGGATGCTGTCCTTCTAAGCCACACCAGGCGATCACTTTGCTCAAGGGAAGTGCCTTTAATTCAGATTGAAATAGATCAGAGAGAAGAATGTGTTGGAGAACCTGAACACGTCCTTTCCAAACGCAGCCCCCTAGAGGAAGCAGAAGAGtgtttgaaagaagaaaaggtcCCACATGTGGCGAGGGGTGGAGACACTACTGTGAATTCCTGCCAAAACCCTAG TGACAGCCCTGATGCCAGAGATGTACCAGAGGCTGAAGTCTCAACAGAAGGCAGAGCCCCCGATGAGTTCTCCAACCCTCCCGGCAGCAGTGGAGAGAGCACGGACAGCTGGTCCCAGCTCGCCAATGAGGAAGAAAACCCAGATGACACCAGCAGCTTCCTGCAGCTCAGTGAGCGATCCATGAG CAATGGCAACAGTAGTGCCACTAGCAGTCTTGGCATTATGGACCTGGACATTTATCAGGAAAGCATGCCATCTTCTCCCATGATTAA tgaattagtagaagaaaatgAGATTCTTAAAGGACAGTCAGAAAACATAGAGG AACGTGCCTCTGGAATGCCAGTGGGAAAGGCCAGCCGCCCGGGGAGCCTGCTGGTGATCAACTTTGACCTGGAACCAGAATGTCCTGACACTGAGCTTCGAGCCACTCTGCAGTGGATAGCTGCCTCTGAACTCGGGATCCCCACTATCTACTTTAAGAAATCTCAAGAAAACAGAATCGAAAAG